One segment of Fuscovulum ytuae DNA contains the following:
- a CDS encoding efflux RND transporter permease subunit produces the protein MSEAKLGIAGRLTKGFIASALTPLFILAALAAGLVALVSLPREEEPQISVPLVDIHVQAQGLKAEDGVKLVTEPLEILVKGINDVEHVYSQTRDDAALVTARFEVGTKAEDAILRVHDKLRANIDRLPVGIPEPLVIGRGIDDVAILTLTLSGEEVTANDLTRVVRALQSEVAKTEDVGLTYIVGEAQEAIRIAPDPERLALYGITLQQLAGKVAQANRTLNTGKIRDQGGQIDLVAGQTMTAPAEVANLLLTARDGRPVYVADVAEVSFVPDTSDHIVSHLVKGEDGSVIRSPAVTLAVAKRAGANAVVVAEEVLHRVEGLEGHLIPEGMTLTVTRDYGETANEKANELLFHLGLATVSIIVLVWLAIGWREAIVVAIVIPVTILLTLFAAWIMGYTLNRVSLFALIFSIGILVDDAIVVIENIARHWGMKDGRNRMTAAIDAVAEVGNPTIVATLTVVAALLPMLFVSGLMGPYMSPIPANASAAMIFSFFVAVIITPWLMVKIAGKADMSAHAHDDSHGGHPGGVLERGYNAVARPLLASKARSLGFLLITAVLSFGSLAALYTRDVTVKLLPFDNKSELSVMIDLPEGASVEATDRVAQDVAAIVMGMDEVTSVQTHAGTAAPFNFNGLVRHTYLRQEPQLGEVAINLLPKTDRDRASHDIALDIRARLASLEVPEGTVLKTVEPPPGPPVIATLLAEVYGPDADTRRQAAAQIRAAFESVPFVVDVDDSFGVKAPRLRAVISSDDLEFFGVQEADVFDTMALLNGGQVVGYSHRGDGRHPIPLIVGRDKSDRVLDARFLTTPIPANVLPGARGVVELGDVIRVSEEASSYPVFRHNGREAEMVTAELAGDFEAPLYGMLAVADAIEAQDWAPGTKPEISLHGQPEDEGKVTLLWDGEWEVTFVTFRDMGAAFGVALLGIYILVVAQFGSFKLPLVILTPIPLTFLGIIFGHWLFAAPFSATSMIGFIALAGIIVRNSILLVDFIRHSTTGPVTVDVLVEAGAIRFKPILLTAIAAMIGAVVILADPIFQGLAISLLFGLLTSTLLTVLVIPAIYRVLRT, from the coding sequence ATGAGTGAGGCAAAGCTGGGCATAGCCGGGCGGCTGACGAAAGGCTTCATCGCATCCGCCCTGACGCCTTTGTTCATCCTTGCGGCGCTGGCGGCGGGCTTGGTGGCGCTGGTGTCGCTGCCGCGCGAGGAAGAGCCGCAGATTTCCGTGCCGCTGGTGGATATCCACGTGCAGGCGCAGGGGTTGAAGGCCGAAGACGGCGTAAAGCTGGTGACGGAGCCATTGGAGATCCTTGTGAAGGGGATCAACGATGTCGAACATGTCTATTCCCAAACGCGGGATGATGCCGCGCTGGTGACGGCGCGGTTCGAGGTGGGCACCAAGGCGGAAGACGCCATCCTGCGGGTGCATGACAAGCTGCGGGCGAATATCGACCGCCTGCCCGTTGGTATTCCTGAACCGCTGGTCATCGGGCGGGGGATCGACGATGTGGCGATCCTGACGCTGACTCTGTCGGGCGAAGAGGTCACCGCGAATGACCTGACGCGGGTGGTGCGCGCGCTGCAATCCGAAGTGGCCAAGACCGAGGATGTGGGCCTGACCTATATCGTGGGCGAGGCGCAGGAGGCCATTCGCATCGCGCCGGACCCGGAGCGGCTGGCGCTTTATGGCATCACTTTGCAGCAATTGGCGGGCAAGGTGGCGCAGGCCAATCGGACGTTGAACACCGGGAAAATCCGCGATCAGGGCGGACAGATCGACCTTGTGGCGGGCCAGACCATGACGGCCCCCGCCGAGGTGGCGAACCTTTTGCTGACGGCGCGGGACGGGCGGCCTGTCTATGTGGCCGATGTGGCGGAGGTGAGTTTTGTTCCCGACACGTCGGACCATATCGTCAGCCATCTGGTGAAGGGCGAGGATGGGTCGGTGATCCGTTCGCCCGCCGTGACACTGGCCGTGGCAAAGCGGGCGGGTGCGAATGCGGTGGTGGTGGCCGAAGAGGTGCTGCACCGGGTGGAGGGCTTAGAAGGCCATCTGATCCCGGAAGGCATGACCCTGACCGTGACACGCGACTATGGCGAGACGGCGAATGAGAAGGCCAATGAGTTGCTGTTCCACCTTGGGCTGGCAACGGTGTCGATCATCGTGCTGGTTTGGCTGGCAATCGGTTGGCGCGAGGCCATCGTGGTGGCCATCGTCATTCCGGTGACGATCCTGCTGACGCTCTTTGCGGCATGGATCATGGGCTATACGCTGAACCGTGTCAGCCTGTTCGCGCTGATCTTTTCCATCGGTATCCTTGTCGATGATGCCATCGTGGTGATCGAGAATATCGCGCGCCACTGGGGGATGAAGGACGGTCGCAACCGGATGACAGCGGCCATCGATGCGGTGGCGGAGGTGGGCAATCCCACCATCGTGGCAACGCTGACCGTCGTTGCGGCGCTGCTGCCGATGCTGTTCGTGAGCGGGCTGATGGGGCCCTATATGTCGCCCATCCCGGCCAATGCATCTGCGGCGATGATCTTTTCCTTCTTTGTCGCGGTGATCATCACGCCTTGGCTGATGGTGAAGATCGCGGGCAAGGCCGACATGTCGGCCCATGCCCATGATGACAGCCATGGCGGCCATCCGGGCGGGGTGCTGGAACGCGGCTATAATGCCGTGGCGCGGCCCCTGCTGGCGTCGAAAGCGCGGAGCCTTGGGTTCTTGCTGATCACGGCGGTGCTGTCTTTCGGGTCGCTGGCGGCGCTTTATACCCGCGATGTGACGGTGAAGCTGCTGCCCTTCGACAACAAGTCAGAGCTTTCGGTGATGATCGATCTGCCAGAGGGCGCGTCGGTCGAGGCGACGGATCGGGTGGCGCAGGATGTGGCGGCCATCGTGATGGGGATGGACGAGGTGACATCGGTTCAGACCCATGCCGGGACCGCGGCCCCCTTCAACTTCAACGGGCTGGTGCGGCATACCTATCTGCGGCAGGAACCGCAGCTGGGTGAGGTGGCGATCAACCTTCTGCCCAAGACCGACCGGGACCGGGCGAGCCATGATATCGCGCTGGATATCCGCGCGCGGCTGGCGTCGCTGGAGGTGCCAGAGGGCACGGTGCTGAAGACCGTGGAACCCCCGCCGGGGCCGCCCGTCATCGCCACGCTTCTGGCCGAGGTCTATGGGCCGGATGCCGACACGCGGCGGCAGGCTGCGGCGCAGATCCGTGCGGCTTTTGAAAGCGTGCCTTTCGTGGTGGATGTGGATGACAGTTTCGGGGTGAAGGCCCCGCGTCTGCGGGCGGTGATTTCCAGCGATGATCTGGAATTCTTCGGGGTGCAGGAGGCGGATGTCTTCGACACGATGGCGCTTTTGAACGGGGGGCAGGTGGTCGGCTATTCGCATCGCGGCGACGGGCGGCATCCGATCCCCCTGATCGTCGGGCGCGACAAGTCTGACCGGGTGCTGGATGCGCGGTTCCTGACGACGCCGATCCCGGCCAATGTCTTGCCTGGCGCGCGGGGTGTGGTGGAATTGGGTGATGTGATCCGGGTGTCGGAAGAGGCGTCGTCCTACCCCGTGTTCCGGCATAACGGGCGCGAGGCCGAGATGGTGACGGCCGAGCTTGCCGGGGATTTCGAAGCCCCGCTTTACGGGATGCTTGCCGTGGCCGATGCCATCGAGGCGCAGGATTGGGCGCCGGGGACGAAGCCCGAGATCAGCCTGCATGGCCAGCCCGAGGATGAAGGGAAGGTCACGCTGCTGTGGGATGGGGAATGGGAAGTGACCTTCGTCACCTTCCGCGACATGGGGGCGGCCTTTGGCGTGGCGCTTCTGGGCATCTATATCCTTGTTGTGGCGCAGTTCGGGTCGTTCAAGCTTCCCTTGGTGATCCTGACGCCCATCCCGCTGACCTTCCTTGGCATCATCTTTGGGCATTGGCTGTTTGCGGCGCCGTTCTCAG
- a CDS encoding efflux RND transporter periplasmic adaptor subunit, whose product MVIFLGSAAMAETVVLEPVAITEWKAVYGRVEARDRIPARARLGGTLVELAVAEGDEVAQGDVLARVVDEKLGFQLSALDAQRGALEAQLTNAKAELTRGEELLAQGVTTVQRLDALRTQVDVVTGQIAALEAQRQVVEQQAAEGAVLAPVAGRVLDVPVATGAVVMPGEAVAQLGGGGIFLRLAVPERHAGDLTEGDAIEIEGASGTVTGRLAKVYPLIENGRVVADVEVEGLTDRFVDARVLVRLPVGERDALLVPEAALVTRGGLDFVAIEGAGLRAVVPGAEVTVEGVAMVEVLTGLKAGDAVLAVAPEAGEVGHE is encoded by the coding sequence ATGGTGATATTTTTGGGATCGGCCGCCATGGCCGAGACCGTTGTTCTGGAGCCGGTGGCGATCACCGAATGGAAGGCCGTTTATGGCCGGGTGGAGGCGCGCGACCGCATCCCGGCCCGGGCAAGGCTGGGCGGAACGCTGGTGGAACTGGCGGTTGCCGAGGGCGACGAGGTCGCGCAGGGCGATGTGCTGGCGCGGGTGGTGGATGAAAAGCTGGGTTTCCAGCTTTCGGCGCTGGATGCCCAGCGGGGGGCGTTGGAGGCGCAGCTGACCAATGCCAAGGCCGAACTGACGCGGGGCGAGGAATTGCTGGCCCAAGGGGTGACGACGGTCCAACGGCTGGATGCCTTGCGGACGCAGGTGGATGTGGTGACCGGGCAGATTGCGGCGCTGGAAGCACAGCGGCAGGTGGTTGAGCAGCAGGCGGCCGAAGGCGCGGTGCTGGCCCCGGTGGCGGGGCGGGTGCTGGATGTCCCTGTTGCGACGGGTGCGGTGGTGATGCCCGGCGAGGCGGTGGCGCAACTGGGCGGCGGGGGCATTTTCCTGCGGCTGGCGGTGCCAGAGCGGCATGCGGGTGATCTGACTGAGGGGGACGCGATCGAGATTGAGGGCGCGTCGGGGACGGTGACCGGGCGGCTGGCCAAGGTCTATCCGTTGATCGAGAACGGGCGGGTGGTCGCGGATGTGGAGGTCGAGGGGTTGACCGACCGCTTTGTCGATGCGCGCGTTCTGGTGCGGCTGCCCGTGGGGGAACGTGACGCGCTTTTGGTTCCAGAGGCGGCGCTGGTGACGCGGGGCGGTCTGGATTTCGTGGCCATCGAAGGCGCAGGGCTGCGGGCCGTGGTGCCCGGCGCAGAGGTGACGGTGGAGGGCGTGGCGATGGTCGAGGTGCTGACCGGGCTGAAGGCCGGGGATGCGGTTCTGGCCGTGGCACCTGAAGCAGGCGAGGTGGGCCATGAGTGA